A genomic window from Deltaproteobacteria bacterium includes:
- the gcvH gene encoding glycine cleavage system protein GcvH has protein sequence MEIEGYFFPDDLWYDKNHFWARIDGDQVVMGTTDFAQKLAGDIGYVEIPEEGQKVQQGKPFGSIESGKWVGRIYAVFSGKVTVVNEALEDEPELINSSPYDQGWICQIAPENLEAEKGNLMPASELKPFIEAEMARVKDLMNK, from the coding sequence ATGGAGATCGAAGGCTATTTTTTTCCGGATGATTTATGGTATGATAAAAACCACTTCTGGGCCCGCATCGATGGAGACCAGGTCGTGATGGGGACAACGGATTTTGCGCAGAAACTGGCCGGTGATATCGGGTATGTGGAAATCCCCGAAGAGGGCCAGAAGGTTCAGCAGGGGAAACCCTTTGGTTCCATCGAATCCGGGAAATGGGTGGGGCGGATCTACGCTGTTTTTTCCGGAAAGGTGACGGTGGTCAATGAAGCCCTGGAAGATGAGCCGGAATTGATCAATTCATCCCCCTATGATCAGGGCTGGATCTGTCAAATCGCTCCGGAAAATCTGGAGGCGGAAAAAGGGAATCTGATGCCGGCTTCGGAATTGAAACCCTTTATTGAAGCCGAGATGGCCAGGGTTAAGGATTTGATGAACAAATAA
- a CDS encoding CoB--CoM heterodisulfide reductase iron-sulfur subunit B family protein, whose amino-acid sequence MKYAFFLGCTVPVRNLNYELSARLVARKLGMELVDLEAFQCCGFPLKSINFFESLVIAAANLALAEQAALPVCTLCSACGGSLSEADHLLRHNSPLKEQVNDRLKVLGLEYQGTGEVKHFIRILYEDLGLEKIKEKIVRPLTGFSFAPHYGCHYFKPAETAGGIDPVETPQSLSRLIEATGAEALAYETLLNCCGGSILGAKEDLANTLAGQKLAEVNRLGATGLVLICPFCNVMFEGQQKKIEKKLEQKLKVPVLYYPQLLGLALGAGPDELGFKLNRIKDKEFLKYFDKEV is encoded by the coding sequence ATGAAATATGCATTCTTTTTAGGCTGTACGGTCCCGGTCCGGAATCTGAATTACGAGCTATCCGCCCGCCTGGTGGCCCGGAAATTGGGGATGGAGTTGGTCGATCTGGAAGCGTTCCAGTGTTGCGGCTTTCCTCTGAAATCGATCAATTTTTTTGAATCGTTGGTGATTGCTGCCGCCAATCTGGCCCTGGCCGAGCAGGCCGCTTTGCCGGTCTGCACCTTATGCAGTGCCTGCGGGGGCTCCTTAAGCGAAGCCGATCACCTGCTCAGACACAACAGCCCGTTAAAAGAACAGGTTAATGACCGCCTGAAGGTATTGGGTCTGGAATACCAAGGGACCGGGGAAGTCAAACATTTCATCCGCATCCTCTATGAGGATCTGGGGCTTGAAAAGATAAAAGAGAAGATCGTACGGCCTTTGACCGGTTTTAGCTTTGCCCCCCATTACGGGTGTCATTATTTCAAACCGGCCGAGACCGCCGGCGGGATTGACCCGGTGGAAACCCCCCAATCCTTAAGCCGGTTGATCGAGGCAACCGGGGCCGAGGCCCTGGCCTACGAAACCTTGCTTAACTGCTGTGGCGGGAGTATTTTAGGGGCCAAGGAAGATCTGGCCAATACCCTGGCCGGGCAGAAGCTGGCGGAGGTGAACCGTTTAGGGGCCACTGGTTTGGTCTTGATCTGCCCCTTTTGTAATGTCATGTTTGAAGGCCAGCAGAAAAAAATAGAGAAGAAACTGGAACAAAAATTGAAAGTGCCGGTCCTTTACTATCCCCAGCTTTTAGGGTTGGCCCTGGGGGCCGGGCCGGATGAACTCGGATTTAAGTTGAATCGAATCAAAGACAAGGAATTCTTAAAATATTTTGACAAGGAGGTCTGA
- a CDS encoding ATPase: protein MIYAGVDVGSSTTKVVLMGQEKNLLGWSVQRSGTDFAAVAEACLKQALRQAGLAVNPKEIKTISTGYGRKNVGYTDGDKTEISCHARGCYYYFPEAITIIDIGGQDNKVIQLDEKGRRINFKMNRKCAAGTGAFLEEMALRLNIPLEDLNDLARQSREAVELGSFCTVFTATEVLEKIRHGKKVADIVKGLFLSVIKRVLEMDLLSEHVVITGGVVAYNPYLKVILEEHLHRPVWVPRYPQLTGAIGAALFARETFTNK from the coding sequence ATGATTTACGCCGGTGTCGATGTAGGCTCGTCTACCACTAAGGTGGTTCTCATGGGCCAGGAGAAAAACCTATTGGGCTGGTCGGTTCAACGGTCGGGAACCGATTTTGCCGCTGTTGCCGAAGCCTGCCTGAAACAGGCCCTGCGCCAGGCCGGGCTGGCCGTAAACCCAAAAGAGATAAAAACCATATCCACCGGATATGGGCGGAAAAATGTCGGTTACACCGACGGAGACAAGACCGAAATCAGTTGTCATGCCCGGGGGTGTTATTATTATTTTCCGGAAGCCATAACCATAATCGATATCGGGGGCCAGGATAATAAGGTCATTCAATTAGATGAAAAAGGCCGGCGGATCAATTTCAAAATGAATCGAAAATGTGCAGCCGGGACCGGTGCTTTTTTGGAAGAGATGGCCTTGCGGCTGAATATCCCTTTGGAAGATTTGAATGATCTGGCCCGGCAATCCCGGGAGGCGGTTGAGCTGGGGAGTTTTTGCACGGTTTTTACGGCTACCGAGGTTTTGGAAAAGATCCGCCATGGGAAAAAAGTGGCCGATATCGTCAAAGGTTTGTTTTTGTCGGTCATCAAACGGGTTTTGGAAATGGATCTTTTAAGTGAACACGTTGTGATAACCGGAGGGGTGGTGGCCTATAATCCTTATTTGAAGGTTATATTGGAAGAGCACCTTCATCGGCCGGTCTGGGTTCCCAGGTATCCACAGCTTACCGGGGCCATCGGGGCCGCTTTGTTTGCCCGGGAAACGTTTACAAACAAGTAG
- a CDS encoding FAD-binding oxidoreductase produces MGYIEELKAIVGEDNVHTGKIDCFSVSRDLSVHEGFPEAIVFARTTEEVVGVVRIAGAHKIPVTPRGAGTSVTGASLASKGGILLDLSRMNKIKELNKNDRYVIVEPGIVCNALNAQLEPTHFFPPDPGSAPICTVGGMIACNASGVRAVKYGTTRDYVMGLEVVLADGRVIHTGSLAPKTAAGYDLTHLFASSEGTLGIITAATLKILAKPPYIAFAKATFPSVKAAGDAVEKMLTSGIRPSSCEILDDMSIEVVKQAMNLEFAPEVKCILFIEIDGHKLEVQDYITRIDVICQEAGGLGNEWSDDPAKRLVMWSARQGLTPSLSRIKPGYRLMPIVEDFGVPISQIPATIAAIQEVGRKNNIPVATFGHIGDGNLHAVIIIDVRKQEEWETMRKVAQGFVDLTLKFNGTLTAEHGLGMAKSPYIKTELGNSLEVMEGIKQTLDPGNILNPGKMGFQDSILDIFDQFAFAHLVEHPEDRQSFGEKIDNEILACIQCGFCRGGCPTYGQTGLESMNARGRVLMAFSLMSGRLQPSEEMATRLFQCTNCLNCKFTCPSRVEVADIVQAARKRLVDSGLLPPVFQSSGKSIAQYGNPFGEPREKRTDVFPAGFIPAQKGAEVLLFGSCVGSYQDINLIPNLMTILDKAGISYSALGQEEDCCGYLSYLVGAEEDFRKCVQANTQKFADLGVKEIVTSCPGCFRTLSKLYPAYGGAGDIKVHHVVTYLKELMGQGKIPLKESSPMVVAYHDPCDLGRHMQVFEEPRDILKQIPGVQLNEFKMNRLLAKCCGSGGGVKGFDNPLSQEIAYQRVLQALEVGAEVIVSACPSCKSNLTQGAARLRKEKKGKIKVKDITEVIANALA; encoded by the coding sequence ATGGGATACATTGAAGAGTTAAAGGCCATCGTTGGTGAGGATAATGTCCATACCGGGAAAATTGATTGTTTCAGTGTCTCCAGGGATCTGTCGGTTCACGAGGGGTTTCCGGAAGCCATCGTTTTCGCCCGTACGACCGAAGAGGTGGTCGGTGTAGTGCGAATAGCCGGGGCACACAAAATTCCGGTGACGCCCCGGGGGGCCGGGACCAGTGTGACCGGCGCGTCCCTGGCCTCTAAGGGCGGTATCCTGCTGGACCTTTCCCGGATGAACAAGATCAAAGAGCTCAATAAAAATGACCGGTATGTGATTGTCGAACCGGGGATCGTCTGCAACGCCCTGAATGCCCAATTGGAACCCACCCACTTTTTCCCTCCCGATCCGGGCAGCGCACCAATCTGCACGGTCGGAGGGATGATCGCCTGTAACGCCAGCGGGGTGCGGGCCGTCAAGTACGGGACCACCCGGGACTACGTCATGGGGTTGGAGGTGGTGCTGGCTGACGGCCGGGTTATTCATACCGGCTCCCTGGCGCCGAAGACCGCCGCCGGTTATGACCTGACCCATCTGTTCGCCTCTTCCGAGGGGACCCTGGGCATCATCACCGCGGCCACTTTGAAAATCCTGGCCAAGCCGCCTTATATCGCCTTTGCCAAGGCCACCTTCCCCTCTGTGAAGGCGGCCGGTGATGCCGTGGAAAAGATGCTGACCTCGGGGATCCGCCCGTCTTCCTGCGAAATCCTGGACGACATGTCGATCGAGGTGGTCAAACAGGCCATGAATCTCGAGTTTGCTCCTGAAGTTAAATGTATTCTGTTCATTGAAATCGACGGCCACAAATTAGAGGTTCAGGATTACATTACCCGGATCGACGTCATCTGCCAGGAGGCGGGAGGGCTGGGAAATGAATGGTCCGATGATCCGGCCAAGCGGCTGGTTATGTGGTCCGCCCGACAGGGTTTGACGCCCTCCCTGTCGCGGATCAAGCCCGGCTACAGGCTCATGCCTATCGTGGAGGATTTCGGCGTGCCCATCAGCCAGATCCCGGCCACGATCGCCGCCATCCAGGAGGTGGGCCGGAAAAATAATATCCCTGTGGCCACCTTCGGTCATATCGGCGACGGTAATCTGCATGCCGTTATCATTATCGATGTGCGGAAGCAAGAGGAGTGGGAGACCATGCGAAAGGTCGCCCAGGGTTTTGTGGACCTTACCCTGAAATTCAATGGCACTCTGACCGCTGAGCACGGTCTGGGAATGGCCAAATCGCCTTATATTAAGACCGAGCTGGGCAACAGCCTGGAGGTCATGGAAGGGATCAAGCAGACCCTGGATCCGGGAAATATCCTCAATCCGGGTAAAATGGGTTTTCAGGACAGTATCCTGGATATCTTCGACCAGTTCGCCTTCGCCCACCTGGTGGAGCACCCGGAAGACCGGCAGAGCTTCGGTGAAAAAATCGATAATGAGATCCTGGCCTGTATCCAGTGCGGATTCTGCCGGGGCGGCTGTCCAACTTACGGCCAGACCGGCCTCGAATCCATGAATGCCCGGGGCCGGGTACTGATGGCCTTTAGTCTGATGAGCGGCCGACTGCAACCCTCGGAAGAAATGGCCACCCGTCTTTTTCAATGCACGAACTGCTTGAACTGCAAGTTCACCTGTCCTTCCAGAGTGGAAGTGGCCGATATCGTCCAGGCGGCCCGTAAACGGTTGGTGGACAGCGGACTTCTTCCGCCGGTATTTCAGAGCAGCGGGAAGAGCATCGCCCAGTACGGCAACCCCTTCGGGGAGCCCAGGGAGAAAAGGACCGATGTCTTCCCGGCTGGCTTTATACCGGCCCAAAAAGGCGCCGAGGTCCTGCTCTTCGGCAGCTGTGTGGGGTCTTACCAGGATATCAACCTGATCCCCAATTTGATGACCATCCTGGATAAGGCCGGCATCTCCTATTCGGCCCTGGGACAGGAAGAAGACTGTTGCGGTTATTTGAGCTACCTGGTGGGGGCCGAGGAAGATTTCAGGAAATGTGTTCAGGCCAATACTCAAAAGTTTGCCGACCTGGGGGTCAAGGAGATCGTCACCAGTTGTCCTGGCTGTTTCCGGACCCTGTCCAAGCTTTATCCGGCTTACGGCGGGGCAGGGGATATCAAGGTCCACCATGTGGTCACTTATCTGAAAGAACTGATGGGCCAGGGGAAGATCCCTTTGAAGGAGAGCAGCCCCATGGTCGTGGCTTATCATGATCCCTGCGATCTTGGGCGTCACATGCAGGTCTTTGAAGAGCCCCGGGATATCTTAAAACAAATCCCCGGCGTACAACTCAATGAATTTAAGATGAATCGCCTCTTAGCCAAGTGCTGCGGCAGCGGGGGTGGGGTTAAGGGTTTTGACAACCCCCTTAGTCAGGAGATTGCCTACCAGCGGGTCCTCCAGGCATTGGAAGTCGGTGCTGAGGTGATCGTTTCCGCCTGCCCCTCCTGCAAGAGCAATTTGACCCAGGGGGCGGCCCGTCTGCGGAAAGAGAAGAAGGGAAAAATCAAAGTTAAGGACATCACCGAGGTCATTGCCAATGCCTTGGCCTAA
- a CDS encoding 2-hydroxyacyl-CoA dehydratase yields the protein MKEFQSSKLLKKIMADHFLDMDRAAKEGNPKIAWCTSVGPAELLRGMGFLVYFPENHGAMLGATRMATDFIPSTNALGYSPDICSYLTCDIGSYLKKTTPLQKAYGIQSVPKPDVLVYNTNQCRDVKDWFSWYARELKVPLIGVHSFRNIGTITQYEIQDIAEQIKGLIPTLEAVSGRKFDMDRFKETVRLSRDCSRLWRATLETAAAVPSPWTFFDATIHMAPAVVARGTQEAVDYYQTLIPELKQRIADGVAAVDGERHRLYWEGMPIWGKLRPLSELLASLKTCVVASTYCNSWIFDQLDPDEPFESMGRAYTELFIVRDEAYKERYIESCHQLFKFDGILFHDAKTCPNNSNNRYGMPERLAKKLGLSTLTINGDLCDLRCYSEEQAKTQIEAFIEQLEER from the coding sequence ATGAAAGAATTTCAATCATCCAAACTACTCAAAAAAATCATGGCCGATCATTTTCTGGATATGGATCGGGCCGCCAAAGAGGGAAATCCGAAGATCGCCTGGTGCACCAGTGTCGGTCCGGCCGAGCTCTTGCGGGGCATGGGTTTTTTGGTTTACTTTCCGGAAAACCACGGGGCCATGCTGGGGGCCACCCGGATGGCCACGGATTTTATCCCGTCGACCAATGCCCTCGGCTATTCCCCGGATATTTGTTCGTATCTGACCTGCGATATTGGGTCTTATCTCAAGAAGACGACCCCCCTACAAAAGGCTTATGGGATACAATCCGTTCCCAAGCCCGATGTGCTGGTTTACAATACCAACCAATGCCGGGACGTGAAGGACTGGTTTTCCTGGTATGCCCGGGAACTGAAGGTCCCTTTGATCGGGGTCCATTCTTTTCGAAACATCGGGACCATCACCCAATACGAAATTCAGGATATTGCCGAGCAGATTAAAGGCTTGATCCCGACCCTGGAAGCAGTCAGCGGCCGGAAATTCGATATGGACCGGTTTAAAGAAACGGTACGGTTATCCAGGGATTGTTCCCGACTCTGGCGGGCCACCCTGGAAACCGCTGCGGCCGTCCCATCGCCCTGGACCTTTTTTGATGCCACCATCCACATGGCACCGGCGGTTGTGGCCAGAGGCACCCAGGAGGCGGTGGATTATTATCAGACCTTAATACCCGAATTAAAACAAAGGATCGCAGATGGTGTCGCGGCCGTAGATGGAGAGAGACACCGCCTCTACTGGGAAGGTATGCCGATCTGGGGAAAACTTCGTCCTTTATCCGAACTGCTGGCCTCGTTGAAAACCTGCGTGGTGGCCTCGACCTATTGCAATAGCTGGATCTTCGATCAGCTCGACCCCGATGAGCCCTTTGAAAGCATGGGCCGGGCTTATACCGAGCTGTTTATTGTCAGGGACGAGGCTTATAAGGAACGGTATATTGAAAGCTGTCATCAACTTTTTAAATTCGATGGGATCCTCTTTCACGATGCCAAGACCTGTCCCAACAACTCCAATAATCGGTACGGCATGCCCGAGAGGCTGGCCAAAAAATTAGGCCTGTCCACCCTGACGATTAACGGAGATTTATGCGATTTGCGTTGTTATTCCGAAGAACAGGCCAAAACCCAGATTGAGGCCTTTATTGAACAGTTGGAAGAAAGATAA